The following coding sequences are from one Enterococcus sp. 4G2_DIV0659 window:
- a CDS encoding Cof-type HAD-IIB family hydrolase — translation MKNIQAVTFFDLDGTLLNEKSQITPEITSAIKTLKENHVLPLIATGRTIVEIESIMSESGIHSAIAMNGQFIQVEGQKIYSSEFSSEECLKMYELTQELGHELSFYNDQQIWCSGHSEILKSAYAYIHSDAPVIDVANFDDKTVNMMLVLSTDGDEHYLKQFPEMTFYRNGPYSIDTVRKGVSKGSGVKNLFKTLDLPNVPTFAFGDGINDLALFDACDNKIAMGNARTELKERASYITKKNTDGGIIHALKHFDLI, via the coding sequence ATGAAAAATATCCAAGCAGTTACTTTTTTTGATTTAGACGGCACATTACTTAATGAAAAATCTCAGATTACCCCAGAAATTACTTCAGCAATTAAGACTCTAAAAGAAAATCATGTCTTGCCATTGATCGCAACTGGGCGTACAATTGTTGAAATTGAATCAATTATGTCTGAAAGCGGTATCCATTCAGCCATTGCGATGAATGGTCAATTTATTCAAGTAGAAGGACAGAAAATTTACTCCAGTGAGTTCTCTTCTGAAGAATGTCTAAAAATGTATGAACTTACACAAGAACTTGGTCATGAGCTCTCTTTTTACAATGACCAGCAGATTTGGTGCTCTGGTCATAGCGAGATTTTAAAAAGTGCATATGCTTATATTCATTCAGATGCTCCTGTAATTGATGTAGCCAATTTTGATGATAAAACAGTCAATATGATGCTAGTTTTATCCACAGATGGAGATGAACACTATCTGAAACAATTTCCAGAGATGACTTTTTACCGAAACGGTCCCTATTCGATCGATACAGTAAGAAAAGGTGTCTCAAAAGGCAGCGGTGTGAAAAACTTATTCAAAACATTAGACCTGCCAAACGTTCCAACATTTGCTTTTGGTGACGGGATAAATGATCTCGCTTTATTTGATGCCTGTGACAATAAAATTGCGATGGGAAATGCTCGCACAGAGCTAAAAGAACGGGCAAGTTACATTACGAAGAAAAATACAGATGGCGGTATTATCCACGCCTTAAAGCATTTTGATTTGATTTAA
- a CDS encoding LysR family transcriptional regulator, whose product MNLRQLEFFRTLANTQHMTHAAKLLNTTQPNLSHSMSELEKELEAQLFEKKGRNIQLTKYGKFFYTYVSTALEELAKGERALKELVSPEKGQIDFGFIYTAGSFLAPMLMKEFSTTPGNEQIRFNLFQGNSFDMTDLLLKEEVDIAIMSKLNEDQQLTYEIVTEQEIVLVVPLDHPLAKKDHVSLGETNDYPFVYFNKRSGLRPHIDKMLTAASVTPTIVCEVEEDHTMLGFVANSYGIALMPRIPSISAYKVKTITLDDNLFPRFIYLATKKDHFLSPAALRFKEFIVLFAQNMFYQ is encoded by the coding sequence ATGAATTTACGTCAACTTGAATTTTTCAGAACATTAGCAAACACACAGCACATGACCCATGCTGCCAAATTATTAAATACAACACAGCCAAACTTAAGTCACTCTATGTCTGAACTTGAAAAAGAATTAGAAGCACAACTATTTGAAAAAAAAGGACGGAATATCCAATTAACAAAATATGGAAAGTTTTTTTATACCTATGTCTCTACAGCTCTAGAAGAACTGGCAAAAGGGGAACGGGCATTAAAAGAATTAGTGAGTCCTGAAAAGGGACAGATTGATTTTGGCTTTATATACACTGCTGGATCGTTTTTAGCACCGATGTTGATGAAAGAATTTTCAACCACTCCTGGTAATGAACAGATTCGCTTCAACTTATTTCAAGGCAATTCCTTTGATATGACCGACTTATTACTGAAAGAAGAAGTAGATATTGCGATCATGTCTAAATTAAATGAGGATCAACAATTAACTTATGAAATAGTAACAGAACAAGAAATTGTTTTAGTCGTTCCTTTAGACCATCCATTAGCGAAGAAAGATCATGTCTCACTGGGAGAAACCAACGATTATCCGTTTGTCTATTTTAATAAACGAAGTGGGTTACGCCCTCATATTGATAAAATGCTAACAGCGGCTTCTGTTACGCCGACCATCGTTTGTGAAGTCGAAGAAGACCACACGATGCTTGGATTTGTTGCCAATAGTTATGGCATTGCCCTTATGCCAAGAATCCCTTCTATCTCTGCTTATAAAGTAAAAACAATCACTTTAGATGATAATCTTTTCCCCCGTTTTATTTATCTCGCAACAAAAAAAGATCATTTTCTCTCACCAGCAGCCTTGCGTTTTAAAGAATTTATCGTCTTATTTGCTCAAAATATGTTCTATCAATAG
- a CDS encoding LTA synthase family protein, with product MKKIHTPNFLNKRLGLFGFVAVLIWLKNIFAYTVDFHLRIENALEYFILFINPVASTFFLLAIALYIRRKKASYITMMVIYFLMSLLLFSNVVYYREFTDFITVNTMLGAGKVASGLGESALRLFRPYDILYWLDFIIVGILLITKKIKMDERPIRARVAVSISLLSALFFAANLTLAETARPSLLTRQFSRDYIVKFLGLNAFTVYDGVTTYQTNQVRAEASENDMDKVADYAKEHYAAPNPDTFGIAKGKNVIYIHLESFQQFLIDYKLKDENGVEHVVTPFLNSIYHNQSTYSFDNFFHQVGQGKTSDAETMFENSLFGLDQGSLFTQVGGKNTFQAAPAILGQEAGYTSAVFHGNAGNFWNRNETYKHLGYNYFFDANYYDVNEDNSFQYGLHDKPFFQQSAQYLEHLQQPFYSKFIAVSNHYPYSQFTNDEAGFPIAKTSDETINGYFATANYLDKSVEEFFNYLKASGLYDNSVIVLYGDHYGVSTSRNQNLAELVGKTKSTWNDFDNSTMQRVPYMIHVPGQSNGGINHTYGGQIDALPTLLHLMGIDTKNYIQMGQDLFSKENEQIVAFRNGNYVSPKYTMLGSSIYETTTGRLIEEPTEQEKQEAQAMKAKAALQLEMSDQTTTGDLLRFYTNSGLKEVNPDAYNYKDQLKQMEKIEAEKGKDSTSVYSKNNNTSTTDKYQTDSYQGYVKTGK from the coding sequence ATAAAAAAAATACATACGCCGAACTTTTTAAACAAGCGTTTGGGGCTGTTTGGTTTTGTCGCAGTATTAATTTGGCTAAAAAACATTTTTGCTTATACAGTTGATTTTCATTTAAGAATTGAGAATGCGCTTGAATACTTCATTCTCTTCATCAATCCGGTTGCCTCTACATTTTTCTTATTGGCAATCGCATTATATATTAGAAGAAAGAAAGCTTCATATATTACGATGATGGTCATTTACTTCTTAATGTCTTTACTGTTATTCTCAAATGTTGTTTACTATAGAGAATTTACTGACTTCATTACTGTAAACACTATGCTTGGTGCTGGAAAAGTCGCAAGTGGGCTTGGCGAAAGTGCCTTACGTTTATTTAGACCTTATGATATTCTTTACTGGCTTGATTTTATTATTGTTGGTATTTTGTTGATTACTAAAAAAATCAAGATGGATGAACGTCCAATTAGAGCAAGAGTTGCCGTATCTATCAGCTTGTTATCAGCGTTGTTTTTTGCAGCAAATTTAACATTAGCAGAAACTGCACGTCCTTCCTTGTTGACACGTCAATTTTCTCGTGATTATATTGTAAAATTTTTAGGATTAAATGCCTTCACCGTTTATGATGGTGTGACAACTTACCAAACCAACCAAGTTCGCGCTGAAGCTAGTGAAAATGATATGGATAAAGTCGCAGATTATGCTAAAGAGCATTATGCCGCACCAAATCCTGATACATTTGGGATCGCCAAAGGAAAAAATGTTATCTATATTCATTTGGAAAGTTTCCAACAGTTCTTGATAGATTATAAATTAAAAGACGAAAATGGTGTTGAACATGTGGTTACACCTTTCCTTAATAGCATTTACCATAATCAAAGTACCTATAGTTTTGATAACTTCTTCCACCAAGTAGGACAAGGAAAAACAAGTGACGCTGAAACCATGTTTGAAAATTCATTGTTTGGTTTAGATCAAGGCTCTTTGTTCACACAAGTTGGTGGCAAAAATACATTCCAAGCTGCACCAGCTATTTTAGGTCAAGAAGCTGGTTATACAAGTGCTGTATTCCATGGTAACGCTGGAAACTTCTGGAATCGTAATGAAACGTACAAACATTTAGGTTACAATTACTTCTTTGATGCTAATTATTACGATGTCAACGAAGATAACTCATTCCAATACGGATTGCATGATAAACCGTTCTTCCAGCAATCTGCTCAATATTTGGAACACTTGCAACAACCATTTTACTCTAAATTTATTGCGGTTTCTAACCATTATCCATATTCTCAATTTACGAATGACGAAGCTGGATTCCCAATTGCTAAAACATCTGACGAAACAATTAACGGTTACTTTGCAACAGCAAACTACCTTGATAAGTCAGTTGAAGAATTTTTCAACTATTTAAAAGCTTCTGGATTATACGATAATTCAGTCATTGTTCTATATGGTGATCACTATGGTGTTTCAACTTCTAGAAACCAAAACTTAGCTGAGTTAGTTGGGAAAACAAAATCAACATGGAATGACTTTGATAATTCTACAATGCAACGTGTTCCTTACATGATTCATGTTCCAGGTCAATCAAATGGTGGTATCAACCACACTTATGGTGGACAAATTGATGCTTTACCTACCCTTTTACATTTAATGGGTATTGATACTAAAAATTATATTCAAATGGGTCAAGATTTATTTTCTAAAGAAAACGAACAAATCGTTGCCTTTAGAAATGGAAACTATGTCTCTCCTAAGTATACAATGCTTGGATCAAGTATTTACGAAACAACAACAGGTCGTTTAATTGAAGAACCTACTGAGCAAGAGAAACAAGAAGCTCAAGCTATGAAAGCAAAAGCTGCACTCCAATTGGAAATGTCTGACCAAACTACTACTGGTGACTTATTACGTTTTTATACAAATAGCGGGTTAAAAGAGGTCAATCCAGATGCTTACAATTACAAAGACCAACTTAAACAAATGGAAAAAATTGAAGCAGAAAAAGGCAAAGATTCAACTAGTGTCTATAGTAAAAATAACAATACTTCTACTACAGATAAATATCAGACTGACTCCTATCAAGGATATGTGAAAACTGGAAAATAA
- a CDS encoding FAD-dependent oxidoreductase, with the protein MNKYQAIFEPLTIKRMTLKNRVVMPPMGTNFANMDGTFSMQHVSYYEQRAKGGTGLITLENVCIDYPMGTNGARQLRMDNDQYISGLWHFNEKMHAYGASTSVQINHAGASAYGLRLDGAQPVSASNIPSKKGNPIPRPLTEEEIYTIVDKYAEGALRAQRAGFDCVEIHAGHSYLLSQFLSPLYNKRTDKFGGSPENRARLTKLVVEAVRKAVGPFFPISLRFSADELLEGGNTLEDTIEILSYFAEEVDILNVSAALNDSLQYQIDKMNLPDGWRSYMSKAVKERFPDKITVTSGNIRSPKRAAEILETGEADLLAMGRGLIAEPNWVNKVANGQEELLRKCISCNIGCADHRIAKARPMRCTVNPDLHYEDAYKMKPVLHPTKMVVIGGGTTGLEAAATAAEVGVSVELFEQKNYLGGLGHEIARFPDKKRIDDFITYEINRCKELDNLSIYMNHAATLTDIEAIKPDIIVNATGAKPLLPPINGLKEQLENPNRKIFSIFDILEDMSNFQEFKGKEVVVIGGGAVGLDVVEYYAERGAKKVSIVEMQGEIGKDLDLITKLAMMEIVEKYGVEVHVETKLMEVKESSFLVEKDGELLELSFDLGFVCLGMRAEAPLIRELDNYARSNGAVLLNMGDSKVARRIMEGTREARDILKTIEVLENTRTQKMLFEQTKNLQAT; encoded by the coding sequence ATGAATAAATATCAAGCAATATTTGAACCGTTAACGATTAAACGAATGACACTTAAAAATCGAGTTGTTATGCCGCCAATGGGCACTAATTTTGCAAACATGGATGGGACATTTAGTATGCAGCATGTTTCTTACTATGAACAACGAGCTAAAGGCGGAACAGGTTTGATCACACTAGAAAATGTGTGTATCGATTACCCCATGGGAACAAACGGTGCGCGTCAATTACGTATGGATAACGATCAATATATTTCAGGTTTGTGGCATTTTAATGAAAAAATGCATGCTTATGGCGCAAGTACATCTGTTCAAATCAATCATGCTGGGGCTTCAGCTTATGGATTGCGTTTAGATGGGGCGCAACCAGTTTCAGCATCGAACATTCCTTCAAAAAAAGGAAATCCGATTCCTCGTCCGTTAACGGAAGAAGAAATTTATACGATTGTGGATAAATATGCTGAGGGAGCATTAAGAGCGCAACGTGCTGGTTTTGATTGTGTAGAAATTCACGCAGGGCATTCTTATCTTTTAAGTCAATTTTTATCTCCTTTATACAACAAACGGACAGATAAGTTTGGCGGTTCTCCCGAAAATCGCGCTCGGTTGACTAAACTTGTTGTTGAAGCTGTAAGAAAAGCGGTAGGACCGTTTTTCCCAATTTCACTAAGATTTAGTGCAGATGAATTGTTAGAAGGCGGTAATACATTAGAAGATACAATTGAAATTTTAAGTTACTTTGCAGAGGAAGTAGATATTTTAAATGTTTCTGCTGCATTAAATGATAGCTTGCAATATCAGATTGATAAAATGAATTTGCCAGATGGTTGGCGTTCTTATATGTCAAAAGCGGTGAAAGAACGTTTTCCAGATAAAATAACGGTCACATCCGGAAATATTCGTAGTCCAAAGCGTGCTGCTGAAATTCTTGAAACAGGTGAAGCGGATCTTTTGGCAATGGGTCGCGGGTTGATTGCTGAACCGAATTGGGTCAATAAAGTGGCAAATGGACAAGAAGAGCTTTTAAGAAAATGTATTTCCTGCAATATTGGTTGTGCTGATCATAGAATCGCCAAAGCACGTCCAATGCGATGCACGGTTAATCCAGATCTTCATTATGAAGATGCGTATAAAATGAAACCTGTATTACATCCAACAAAAATGGTAGTTATCGGTGGCGGAACAACAGGGTTAGAAGCTGCGGCAACTGCAGCCGAGGTTGGTGTTTCTGTAGAATTATTTGAACAAAAAAACTACTTAGGCGGTTTAGGACATGAGATTGCGCGTTTTCCTGATAAAAAACGTATCGATGATTTTATTACTTATGAAATCAATCGTTGCAAAGAGTTAGATAATTTGTCGATTTACATGAACCATGCGGCCACATTAACAGATATTGAAGCGATTAAACCAGATATTATTGTTAATGCAACAGGTGCTAAGCCCTTATTACCACCGATTAATGGGCTGAAAGAACAGCTGGAAAATCCAAATCGTAAGATCTTTTCTATTTTTGATATCTTAGAAGATATGTCTAACTTCCAAGAATTTAAAGGAAAAGAAGTTGTTGTAATCGGTGGGGGTGCCGTAGGGTTAGATGTCGTTGAGTATTATGCTGAACGTGGGGCAAAAAAAGTTAGTATTGTGGAAATGCAAGGTGAAATTGGGAAAGATTTAGATTTAATTACGAAATTAGCGATGATGGAAATCGTTGAAAAATATGGGGTTGAAGTCCATGTAGAAACGAAATTAATGGAAGTCAAAGAAAGTAGCTTTTTAGTTGAAAAAGATGGAGAATTATTGGAGTTATCATTTGATTTAGGGTTTGTTTGTTTAGGAATGAGAGCAGAAGCACCACTGATTCGAGAACTAGACAATTATGCTAGAAGTAATGGTGCTGTTCTTTTAAATATGGGAGATAGCAAGGTAGCTAGACGGATCATGGAAGGCACGAGAGAAGCGCGTGATATTTTGAAAACTATTGAAGTATTAGAAAATACTCGAACACAAAAAATGTTATTTGAGCAAACTAAGAATTTGCAAGCAACATAA
- a CDS encoding FtsX-like permease family protein, with the protein MKNIRYAFASVSYHKKLSFSIGICSFFFLFFLTCILNLIDLERILYNEVNQVISITDYFVNYQKIMQLYTSFYIIILLFWVLLITLLISISLRAKKQDMLKWRFMGFSNGFIMKQAILETLIPVLAGILTASLFFLVCQHTYEFLLIHFRPLFANGMNIKPVSFFSSSMTIESTPSSTESTSSTAHFLSLTMNLPDRAIFNAFLRSTIPLVVTTVIVTLFLTYSVSRKSKQVIRM; encoded by the coding sequence TTGAAAAACATCCGTTACGCATTTGCCAGTGTTTCTTATCATAAAAAACTTTCTTTTTCTATTGGTATTTGCTCCTTTTTTTTCCTTTTCTTTCTAACCTGTATTTTGAATCTTATTGATCTGGAAAGAATATTATATAACGAAGTAAATCAAGTAATTAGCATCACTGATTACTTTGTCAATTATCAAAAAATCATGCAGCTATACACTTCTTTCTACATTATTATTTTATTATTTTGGGTTCTTTTAATCACACTCTTAATCTCTATATCTTTAAGGGCAAAAAAACAAGATATGCTTAAATGGCGCTTCATGGGTTTTTCAAATGGTTTCATTATGAAACAAGCCATTTTGGAGACATTAATTCCAGTATTAGCTGGAATTCTTACGGCAAGCTTATTTTTCTTAGTTTGTCAGCATACGTATGAATTTTTGCTCATTCACTTTAGACCATTATTCGCAAATGGAATGAATATAAAACCAGTCTCTTTCTTTTCGTCAAGTATGACTATAGAAAGCACCCCCAGCTCAACAGAAAGTACAAGCAGTACTGCCCATTTTCTCTCTCTTACAATGAATTTACCTGACAGAGCTATTTTCAACGCATTTTTGAGAAGTACGATTCCTTTAGTTGTTACTACAGTTATTGTTACCTTATTTTTAACGTATTCTGTTTCAAGAAAATCGAAACAAGTAATTAGGATGTGA
- a CDS encoding sensor histidine kinase → MKYLYQQLLAFWGVIILIILIVGTSFTQLTKKTMQDNNYEQLKGYAQSAWKTKDSINRYPGMTDQNVLNTSFKLSENVLSNQDVQFIFIDRDMTIQYPVESKKKLDFSLIESYWPELMSGKQEYVTVNQDIYGDKNMSSYVMLPVTTEDPKSKENLLIVGAVVITQPAKNVSDSVDAITGNLFKGFIISSIVGLILSYFFASFQVKRINRMRKATKEITSGNFDIKLVTHDKDEFDDLAEDFNKMADSLKESREEIDRQEERRRQFMADASHEMRTPLTTINGLLEGLQYNAIPEGQRENAIKLMQNETSRLIRLVNENLDYEKIRTNQISIVVKKFNGTETLQNILTQLEGKAESANDRLILETDQEIDVYADYDRFVQIIVNIIQNAIQFTQDGEIRVNIQKGYLETIITIADTGIGMSEEQVHNIWDRYYKVDPSRKNTKYGESGLGLSIVQQLVRLHKGKINVESEEGKGTMFTISFPDVEIEDH, encoded by the coding sequence ATGAAATATCTATATCAACAGTTACTAGCTTTTTGGGGTGTGATTATTCTTATTATTTTGATTGTGGGAACATCATTTACCCAATTGACTAAAAAAACGATGCAAGACAATAATTATGAGCAATTAAAAGGCTATGCACAGTCAGCTTGGAAAACGAAAGATTCTATCAATCGTTATCCTGGAATGACGGACCAAAATGTTTTAAATACATCGTTTAAATTGTCAGAGAATGTGTTAAGTAATCAAGATGTTCAGTTTATTTTTATTGATCGAGATATGACGATTCAATACCCAGTAGAATCAAAAAAAAAATTAGACTTTTCTTTAATTGAAAGTTATTGGCCTGAATTGATGAGTGGCAAACAAGAGTACGTGACGGTCAATCAAGATATATATGGAGACAAGAATATGTCTTCGTATGTAATGTTACCTGTAACCACAGAAGATCCAAAATCAAAAGAAAATTTGCTTATTGTTGGAGCTGTTGTCATTACACAACCAGCTAAAAATGTCTCAGATAGTGTAGATGCAATCACAGGAAATTTATTTAAAGGATTTATCATATCAAGTATTGTAGGTTTGATTTTAAGTTATTTCTTTGCTAGTTTTCAGGTGAAACGAATTAATCGAATGAGAAAAGCGACGAAAGAAATAACGAGTGGTAATTTTGATATCAAGTTAGTGACCCATGATAAAGATGAATTTGATGATCTGGCAGAAGACTTCAATAAGATGGCTGATTCTTTGAAAGAGTCACGAGAAGAGATTGATCGCCAAGAAGAGCGAAGACGTCAGTTTATGGCAGATGCTTCACATGAAATGAGAACGCCTCTGACGACTATCAATGGCTTACTTGAAGGCTTGCAATACAATGCGATACCTGAAGGGCAAAGAGAAAATGCAATCAAGCTTATGCAAAACGAAACATCGCGTTTAATTCGCTTAGTCAATGAGAATTTAGACTATGAAAAAATCAGAACAAATCAAATCAGTATCGTAGTTAAAAAATTTAATGGCACTGAAACGCTTCAAAATATTCTGACACAATTGGAAGGGAAGGCTGAATCTGCAAATGATCGACTTATCTTAGAGACGGATCAGGAAATAGATGTATATGCGGATTATGATCGCTTTGTTCAAATTATTGTTAACATCATTCAAAATGCAATTCAGTTTACTCAAGACGGTGAGATTCGTGTAAATATTCAAAAAGGTTATCTGGAAACGATTATTACAATTGCCGATACTGGTATTGGCATGTCAGAAGAGCAAGTGCATAATATATGGGATCGCTATTATAAAGTGGACCCATCAAGAAAAAATACAAAGTATGGAGAATCGGGTTTAGGATTATCCATTGTACAACAGTTAGTTCGATTGCATAAAGGAAAAATCAATGTGGAAAGTGAAGAAGGTAAGGGAACAATGTTCACCATTTCATTTCCTGATGTAGAAATAGAAGATCATTAA
- a CDS encoding response regulator transcription factor: MNVLMIEDNESVSEMMQMFFLNEGWEATFKYDGKEGLTVFLENPEKWDMITLDLNLPTMDGMAVCREIRKISNTVPIIMLTARDSESDQVIGLEMGADDYVTKPFSPLTLIARMKALHRRSEIGEQSVDSTESSNEKFDVVTDHFKMNTKTREAYLDEKQIDGLTPKEFDLLYTLAKKPRQVFSREQLLEMVWDYQYFGDERTVDAHIKKLRQKIEKVGPQVIQTVWGVGYKFDDSGVA; the protein is encoded by the coding sequence ATGAACGTATTAATGATAGAAGATAATGAATCAGTTTCAGAAATGATGCAGATGTTTTTCCTAAATGAAGGCTGGGAAGCAACTTTCAAATATGATGGGAAGGAAGGACTGACTGTCTTTTTGGAAAACCCTGAGAAATGGGATATGATTACTTTAGACTTAAACTTACCAACAATGGACGGAATGGCTGTCTGTAGAGAAATTAGAAAAATATCGAATACTGTGCCAATCATCATGCTGACAGCTCGTGATTCGGAAAGTGATCAAGTGATTGGGCTAGAAATGGGAGCCGATGATTATGTGACCAAACCTTTTAGTCCTTTAACTTTAATTGCTAGAATGAAAGCTTTACATCGCCGTTCAGAGATTGGGGAACAGTCCGTCGATTCTACTGAAAGTTCTAATGAAAAATTTGACGTAGTAACGGATCACTTTAAAATGAATACAAAAACAAGAGAAGCATACCTTGATGAAAAACAAATTGATGGATTGACACCGAAAGAGTTTGATTTATTGTACACATTAGCGAAAAAACCAAGACAAGTATTTTCACGAGAACAATTACTTGAAATGGTTTGGGACTATCAATATTTTGGTGATGAACGAACAGTCGATGCGCATATTAAAAAATTACGTCAAAAAATTGAAAAAGTGGGGCCACAAGTCATTCAAACTGTTTGGGGCGTGGGGTATAAATTTGACGATTCTGGAGTAGCTTAA
- a CDS encoding class I SAM-dependent rRNA methyltransferase, with translation MDIKVVKRSEKKFKAGYPLIQKEDLVNGPDSFPNDWLRFVDSQGKYIATGYLGKQNKGIGWLVNWQGEVDSFFLEALFTKAKNHREVFEQDSLTSAYRLFNGEGDGLGGLTIDRYGEFAVFSWYNDTLYHKKEVIINAFKKSVPEISGAYEKIRFSNDSLPESQKLFGLDAPEPLLITENGVTYATYLNDGLMTGIFLDQKEVRGRLVEGLAAGKTVLNMFSYTGAFSVASAMGGSSTTTSVDLAKRSLPKTKEQFEVNQLAVDEQKIVVMDVFEYFKYALRKQLKYDVIILDPPSFARNKKKVFSVAKNYGELVKDSVAILQDKGWLIASTNAANISLDKYKKMITDALEEKRVRYQFKETYQLPSDFKTTRRFEEGNYLKVFIIEIEK, from the coding sequence ATGGATATAAAAGTTGTAAAAAGGTCAGAAAAAAAATTTAAAGCAGGATACCCACTTATTCAAAAAGAAGATTTAGTAAATGGCCCCGATTCTTTTCCAAATGATTGGCTACGATTTGTGGATTCTCAAGGAAAGTATATTGCAACAGGTTATCTTGGCAAACAGAATAAAGGAATCGGCTGGTTAGTGAATTGGCAAGGTGAGGTGGATTCGTTTTTTTTAGAAGCTCTTTTTACTAAAGCGAAAAATCATCGTGAGGTTTTTGAACAGGATTCTTTGACTTCGGCTTATCGTTTGTTTAATGGTGAAGGAGATGGGTTGGGTGGATTAACAATTGATCGTTATGGAGAGTTTGCTGTTTTTTCATGGTACAATGACACACTTTACCATAAAAAAGAAGTCATCATTAATGCTTTTAAAAAAAGTGTTCCAGAAATTTCTGGCGCGTATGAGAAAATCCGTTTTTCAAATGACTCATTACCAGAGTCACAGAAACTATTTGGTCTAGACGCGCCTGAACCACTTTTAATCACTGAAAATGGTGTGACGTATGCAACGTATTTAAATGATGGATTGATGACAGGCATATTTTTAGATCAAAAGGAAGTTAGAGGTCGCTTGGTTGAAGGACTTGCTGCTGGAAAAACGGTGTTAAATATGTTTAGCTATACGGGGGCATTTTCAGTTGCTAGTGCAATGGGTGGTTCAAGTACAACAACAAGTGTGGATTTAGCTAAGCGAAGTTTGCCGAAAACCAAAGAGCAGTTTGAAGTGAATCAGCTTGCTGTGGATGAACAAAAAATTGTTGTAATGGATGTGTTTGAATATTTTAAGTATGCATTACGCAAACAATTAAAGTACGATGTGATCATTCTTGATCCTCCAAGTTTTGCTCGAAACAAGAAAAAAGTTTTTTCTGTAGCTAAAAATTATGGAGAGCTAGTGAAAGATTCTGTAGCTATTTTACAAGATAAAGGATGGTTGATTGCATCCACAAATGCTGCTAATATTTCTTTGGATAAATATAAAAAAATGATTACAGATGCGTTAGAGGAAAAACGTGTGCGGTATCAGTTTAAAGAAACGTATCAACTGCCTAGCGATTTTAAAACGACTAGGCGCTTTGAAGAGGGAAACTATTTAAAAGTGTTCATTATAGAAATAGAAAAATAA
- a CDS encoding threonine/serine exporter family protein, which produces MNENETKRQLILDTCLMAGKIMTESGSEVYRVEDTMDRIAENAGQKQSVSYVTATGLFMGFRSSNYTQIENVTERSINLEKVATVNNLSRKFAEKEITLEELNYRLKNINQEAPTYSVPLQIVAAGLVSCTLMYIFGGTWSDFVATFVIGMIGFCVSYFTKHLLNIKFLDDFLAAFTIGLCAYLAVSFQLAVNIDNIIIGAVMPLVPGVAITNSFRDILAGHLLSGTARATEAVFVAGSIGIGIAIVFKLFM; this is translated from the coding sequence ATGAATGAGAATGAAACAAAACGACAACTAATCCTTGATACTTGTTTAATGGCTGGAAAAATCATGACAGAAAGTGGTTCTGAGGTTTATCGTGTGGAAGATACGATGGATCGTATTGCAGAAAATGCAGGTCAAAAGCAAAGTGTCAGTTATGTCACTGCAACGGGCCTTTTTATGGGCTTTCGTTCGAGTAATTATACCCAGATTGAAAATGTAACAGAAAGAAGCATCAATTTAGAAAAAGTTGCGACCGTTAATAATCTTTCGCGTAAATTTGCCGAAAAAGAAATTACTTTGGAAGAACTTAATTATCGTTTAAAAAATATTAATCAAGAAGCACCTACCTACAGTGTTCCTTTGCAAATTGTTGCCGCTGGATTGGTCAGTTGTACATTGATGTACATTTTTGGCGGTACATGGTCTGATTTTGTAGCAACTTTTGTCATTGGTATGATCGGCTTTTGTGTTTCTTATTTTACAAAACATCTATTGAACATCAAATTTTTAGACGATTTTCTTGCAGCTTTTACTATTGGTTTATGCGCCTATCTAGCTGTTAGTTTTCAATTAGCCGTAAACATCGACAATATTATTATCGGTGCTGTGATGCCTTTGGTACCTGGTGTTGCAATCACAAACTCATTTCGAGATATTCTAGCTGGTCATCTATTAAGTGGCACTGCTCGTGCAACGGAAGCTGTTTTTGTTGCCGGGTCTATTGGAATCGGTATTGCGATTGTGTTTAAACTATTTATGTAA